One genomic window of Camelina sativa cultivar DH55 chromosome 5, Cs, whole genome shotgun sequence includes the following:
- the LOC104784814 gene encoding axial regulator YABBY 1 — protein MSMSSMSSPSSAVFSPDHLSPSDHLCYVQCNFCDTILAVSVPYTSLFKTVTVRCGCCTTLLSVNMRLVLPASNQLQLQLGPHSYFNSQNIMEELRDAPSNMNMMMMNQHSNMNDIPSFMDLHQQHEIPKAPPVNRPPEKRQRVPSAYNRFIKEEIQRIKAGNPDISHREAFSAAAKNWAHFPHIHFGLVPDNQPVKKTNMPQQEGEDNNMVMKDGFYAPAANVGVTPY, from the exons ATGTCTATGTCGTCTATGTCTTCCCCTTCCTCAGCTGTTTTCTCACCGGACCACCTCTCTCCTTCCGACCATCTCTGCTATGTCCAATGCAACTTTTGCGACACCATTCTTGCG GTTAGTGTTCCTTACACAAGCTTGTTCAAGACCGTTACTGTTCGATGTGGTTGCTGTACCACTCTCCTCTCTGTGAACATGAGACTTGTCCTCCCAGCTTCTAACCAGCTCCAGCTCCAGCTCGGTCCTCACTCTTACTTCAATTCCCAGAACATTATG GAGGAGCTAAGAGATGCACCGTCTAAcatgaatatgatgatgatgaatcaacACTCTAACATGAATGACATACCATCTTTCATGGATCTTCATCAACAACATGAGATTCCTAAAGCACCACCCGTTAACCGCC CTCCAGAGAAAAGACAGAGAGTCCCATCCGCATATAACCGATTCATCAA GGAGGAGATCCAACGCATCAAAGCTGGTAATCCTGATATAAGCCACAGAGAAGCCTTTAGTGCTGCTGCCAAGAAT TGGGCCCACTTCCCCCACATACACTTCGGGCTCGTGCCAGACAATCAACCCGTGAAGAAAACCAACATGCCCCAACAG gaGGGAGAGGATAATAACATGGTGATGAAAGATGGGTTCTATGCTCCTGCGGCTAACGTTGGCGTGACTCCatactaa
- the LOC104784807 gene encoding cytochrome P450 704C1-like, with the protein MEIFRSIAVTLVTTIFILLSFTIYLTIRIFTGKSRNDKRYVPVHATVFDLLSHSHELYDYQTEIARTKPTFRFLSPGQSEILTADPRNVEHILKTRFRYYSKGPSTRENLADLLGHGIFAVDGERWKQQRKLASFEFSTRVLRDFSCSVFRRSASKLVGFVTEFALSGKAFDAQDMLMRCTLDAIFKVGFGVELQCLDGLSKEGEEFMEAFDESNVATSLRYIDPLWKLKWFLNIGSQSKLKKSIATIDKFVYSLITTKRKDLAKEQNTAVREDILSRFLVESEKDPEKMNDKYLRDIILSFMIAGKDTSAASLSWFLYMLCINPLVQEKVVQEIRDVTSSHEKTTDVDGFVESINEEALDQMHYLHAALSETLRLYPPLPVDMRCAEIDDVLPDGYRVRKGDNIYYIAYAMGRMTYIWGQDAEEFKPERWLKDGVFQPESPFKFITFHAGPRICLGKDFAYRQMKIVSMALLHFFRFKMADEKSNVCYKRMLTLHVEGGLHLCAIPRTST; encoded by the exons ATGGAGATTTTTAGGAGCATAGCTGTTACACTAGTAACAACCATCTTCATACTTCTTTCTTTCACTATCTATCTCACGATCAGAATCTTTACCGGGAAATCACGAAACGACAAGAGATATGTTCCGGTACACGCCACGGTCTTCGATCTTCTCTCCCACAGCCACGAGTTGTATGATTACCAGACTGAGATCGCGAGGACAAAGCCTACTTTCAGGTTCTTGAGTCCGGGACAGAGCGAGATATTAACTGCAGATCCTCGGAACGTGGAGCATATTCTCAAGACAAGATTCCGTTACTACAGTAAAGGACCAAGTACTCGTGAAAACCTTGCGGATCTTTTGGGACATGGTATATTTGCTGTTGATGGTGAGAGATGGAAACAACAGAGGAAGCTTGCGAGCTTTGAGTTCTCTACTAGGGTTTTAAGAGACTTTAGCTGCTCTGTTTTTAGGAGAAGTGCATCTAAGCTTGTCGGTTTTGTCACGGAGTTTGCTCTCTCTGGAAAAGCTTTTGATGCTCAA gatATGTTGATGAGATGTACACTGGACGCCATCTTTAAAGTTGGTTTTGGTGTGGAGTTACAATGTTTGGATGGGCTTAGCAAAGAAGGGGAAGAGTTTATGGAAGCCTTTGATGAAAGTAACGTTGCAACTAGTTTAAGATACATTGATCCACTTTGGAAGCTGAAATGGTTTCTCAACATTGGATCACAATCTAAGCTCAAGAAGAGCATTGCTACTATAGATAAATTTGTCTACAGTCTAATTACCACTAAAAGGAAAGATCTTGCAAAGGAACAGAACACT GCTGTGAGAGAGGACATACTATCGAGATTTCTTGTGGAGAGTGAGAAAGATCCGGAGAAAATGAATGATAAGTACCTGAGGGATATAATTCTGAGCTTCATGATTGCTGGGAAGGACACAAGCGCTGCATCACTCTCTTGGTTCTTGTACATGCTCTGCATAAACCCACTTGTTCAGGAGAAAGTCGTACAGGAAATAAGAGATGTGACATCAAGTCACGAGAAAACAACCGATGTAGATGGTTTCGTTGAAAGTATAAACGAAGAGGCTCTTGATCAAATGCACTATCTCCATGCAGCCTTGTCTGAGACCTTGCGGCTTTACCCTCCTCTGCCTGTG GACATGAGGTGTGCAGAAATTGACGACGTTCTTCCAGACGGATATAGAGTGAGGAAAGGGGATAATATTTACTACATAGCCTATGCAATGGGGAGAATGACTTACATTTGGGGTCAAGATGCTGAGGAATTCAAGCCAGAGAGATGGCTCAAGGACGGCGTGTTCCAACCAGAATCACCATTCAAATTCATAACCTTTCAT GCTGGTCCAAGAATCTGTCTTGGCAAAGACTTCGCATACAGGCAAATGAAGATAGTATCAATGGCTCTTCTGCACTTCTTTCGCTTCAAAATGGCTGATGAGAAGAGCAATGTGTGTTACAAGAGAATGCTTACACTTCATGTCGAAGGAGGACTCCATCTATGCGCAATCCCAAGGACAAGCACCTGA
- the LOC104784811 gene encoding auxin-responsive protein SAUR36-like codes for MRKKIIGFRIGRRVSRWILRNTRIRRSGYNRVHLTRQACKLRPLAKLKSWGQRLKQGFRHFRSTRRSECIPDPVPKGHLAIYVGQKDGDCHRVLVPIVYFNHPLFGELLKESEKEYGFCHEGGITIPCLYSDFERVKTRIASGSSSRIFPWSCLCRN; via the coding sequence atgaggaagaagatcataGGGTTTCGAATCGGGAGACGAGTCTCTAGATGGATCCTTCGTAATACCCGGATCCGACGTTCCGGTTACAACCGAGTACACTTGACCAGACAAGCTTGCAAGCTGAGACCACTCGCAAAACTCAAAAGCTGGGGACAACGTCTCAAGCAAGGTTTCAGACATTTCAGGTCTACGAGAAGATCCGAATGCATACCGGACCCAGTTCCAAAGGGACACTTAGCGATCTACGTGGGTCAAAAAGACGGCGACTGTCACAGAGTTTTGGTACCCATCGTTTACTTTAACCATCCTCTGTTCGGTGAGTTGCTCAAAGAATCCGAAAAAGAGTATGGATTCTGCCACGAAGGTGGTATCACTATTCCTTGTTTGTATTCTGACTTCGAACGGGTCAAGACCCGAATCGCATCCGGATCAAGTTCTCGGATATTTCCATGGAGCTGCCTTTGCCGCAATTGA
- the LOC104784809 gene encoding methionine aminopeptidase 1A: MAGESDASTIATLSCARCQKPAHLQCPKCVDLKLPREEASFCTQECFKAAWSSHKSVHLKAQLSSLAKSLPGDQNSDLISQGWLYCVKKGQARTPKLPHFDWTGPLKQYPISTKRVVPAGIDKPDWAIDGTPKIEPNSDLQHVVEIKTPEQIQRLRETCKIAREVLDAAARVIRPGVTTDEIDRVVHEATIAAGGYPSPLNYYFFPKSCCTSVNEVICHGIPDARKLEDGDIVNVDVTVYYKGCHGDLNDTYFVGNVDEASRQLVKCTYECLEKAIAIVKPGVRFREIGEIVNRHATMSGFSVVRSYCGHGIGDLFHCAPNIPHYARNKAVGVMKAGQTFTIEPMINAGGWRDRTWPDGWTAVTADGKRSAQFEHTLLVTETGVEVLTARLPSSPDVYPWLT, encoded by the exons ATGGCCGGTGAATCAGATGCATCGACCATTGCGACTCTTTCCTGTGCTCGCTGCCAGAAGCCTGCCCATCTTCA GTGTCCTAAATGCGTAGACTTGAAGCTTCCTCGTGAAGAAGCCTCTTTCTG CACTCAAGAAtgtttcaaggcagcttggagCTCGCACAAGTCAGTACATTTGAAAGCTCAGCTGTCTTCACTTGCCAAATCCCTTCCCGGTGATCAGAACTCTGATCTTATTTCTCAAGGTTGGCTCTATTGCGTGAAGAAAGGCCAAGCTAGAACACCTAAGCTTCCTCACTTTGATTGGACTGG GCCCCTAAAGCAATATCCTATATCTACCAAGCGTGTTGTGCCTGCTGGGATTGATAAGCCTGACTGGGCAATTGAT GGGACTCCTAAAATTGAGCCGAATAGTGATCTACAACATGTTGTTGAG ATAAAAACGCCCGAACAAATCCAGAGATTGCGTGAAACCTGTAAA ATTGCCAGAGAGGTCTTGGATGCAGCCGCTAGGGTGATTCGCCCCGGTGTGACTACTGATGAGATTGATCGAGTAGTTCATGAAGCAACTATTGCAGCAG GAGGATATCCATCGCCCCTCAACTACTATTTCTTTCCCAAATCTTGCTGCAC ATCTGTTAATGAAGTAATTTGTCATGGAATTCCTGATGCGAG GAAACTTGAAGATGGTGATATAGTAAATGTTGATGTAACAGTCTACTATAAAGGTTGCCATG GTGACCTTAATGACACATACTTTGTTGGAAACGTTGACGAAGCATCACGTCAACTGGTTAAATGCACATATGAGTGCCTGGAGAAAGCCATAGCAATTG TTAAACCCGGAGTAAGATTTCGTGAAATCGGAGAGATAGTCAACCGCCATGCTACAATGTCTGGGTTTTCAGTG GTGAGATCCTATTGTGGTCATGGTATTGGAGATCTCTTCCATTGTGCCCCAAACATTCCTCACTATGCAA GAAACAAAGCAGTTGGAGTGATGAAAGCAGGTCAGACTTTCACAATTGAGCCAATGATCAACGCag GGGGATGGCGGGATCGAACATGGCCTGATGGATGGACTGCAGTTACTGCAGATGGAAAACGCAGCGCTCAGTTTGAGCATACCCTCTTGGTAACGGAGACAGGTGTTGAGGTTTTAACGGCGAGGCTTCCTTCATCGCCGGATGTATACCCTTGGCTTACCTAG
- the LOC104784813 gene encoding Golgi SNAP receptor complex member 1-2: MTESSLDLQESGWEELRREARKIEGDLDVKLSSYAKLGARFTQGGYVDAGSPTVGSGRSWKSMEMEIQSLLEKLLDINDSMSRCAASAAPTTSVTQKLARHRDILHEYTQEFRRIKGNINSLREHAELLSSVRDDISEYKASGSMSPGVQVLRERASIHGSINHIDEVIGQAQATRSVLGSQRSLFSDVQGKVKNLGDKFPVIRGLLGSIKRRRSRDTLILSAVIAACTLFLIIYWLSK, encoded by the exons ATGACAGAATCGAGTCTGGATCTGCAGGAATCTGGTTGGGAGGAACTTCGGCGGGAAGCTCGTAAAATCGAAGGCGATCTCGACGTTAAGCTCTCTTCTTACGCTAAGCTCGGCGCCAGGTTTACCCAAGGCG gGTATGTCGACGCTGGATCTCCAACCGTTGGATCTGGAAGATCATGGAAGTCCATGGAGATGGAAATTCAATCGTTGCTTGAGAAGTTGTTGGACATTAATGATTCCATGAGTAGATGTGCTGCATCTGCTGCACCCACAACTTCGGTTACCCAAAAGCTTGCAAGACACAGGGATATACTTCATGAATATACCCAG GAGTTTCGAAGaataaaaggaaatataaaCTCGCTGAGAGAGCATGCTGAGCTTTTAAGTTCTGTCAGGGATGACATAAGTGAATATAAG GCTTCTGGTAGTATGTCACCAGGTGTGCAGGTGCTAAGGGAGCGAGCTTCTATCCATGGAAGTATAAACCAC ATTGATGAAGTCATTGGTCAAGCTCAGGCAACAAGATCAGTTCTTGGCTCTCAACGATCTCTGTTTTCAGATGTTCaaggaaaagtaaaaaatcTCGGAGACAAATTCCCAGTGATTCGTGGCTTACTTG GTTCAATTAAAAGGAGACGTTCTCGGGACACACTTATCCTCTCTGCTGTTATCGCTGCTTGTACGTTGTTTCTTATCATCTACTGGCTCTCGAAATAA
- the LOC104784806 gene encoding DNA repair protein RAD51 homolog 3-like codes for MEAWRLPLSSSIRGKLISAGYTSLSSISSVSSSDLARDANITEDEAFEILKLVNQSSGSSSCNGSGSLINGAKNAWDMLHEEESLPRITTSCSDLDNILGGGISCRDVTEIGGVPGIGKTQIGIQLSVNVQIPREFGGLGGKAIYIDTEGSFMVERALQIAEACVEDMEEYTGYMHKHFKANQVQMKPKDILDNIFYFRVCSYTEQIALVNHLDKFISENKDVKVVIVDSITFHFRQDFDDLVQRTRVLSEMALKFMKLAKKFSLAVVLLNQVTTKYTEGSFQLALALGDSWSHSCTNRVILYWNGDERYAYIDKSPSLPSASASYTVTSRGLRNSSSSSKRVKMM; via the exons ATGGAGGCATGGAGGTTACCGTTGTCGTCTTCGATTAGAGGAAAGCTTATATCGGCCGGTTACACTAGTCTATCTTCGATTTCTTCCGTCTCTTCTTCTGATCTCGCTCGAG ATGCAAATATCACAGAAGATGAAGCATTTGAGATTTTAAAGTTGGTTAATCAATCCTCTGGATCCAGTTCTTGCAATGGAAGCGGTTCTCTCATAAATG gaGCAAAGAACGCTTGGGATATGCTTCACGAAGAGGAGTCTTTGCCACGCATTACTACATCTTGTTCTGATCTTGATAACATCTTGGGTGGTGGGATTAGCTGTAGGGATGTTACAGAGATTG GTGGGGTACCAGGGATTGGCAAGACTCAGATTGG GATCCAGCTCTCTGTGAATGTTCAGATTCCTCGTGAGTTTGGTGGTCTTGGAGGGAAAGCTATATATAttg ATACAGAAGGTAGCTTCATGGTGGAACGTGCTTTACAGATAGCAGAAGCTTGTGTAGAGGATATGGAAGAATACACAGGATACATGCATAAACATTTTAAAGCAAATCAAGTTCAAATGAAACCTAAAGATATCTTAGACAACATATTCTACTTCCGTGTCTGCAGTTACACCGAGCAAATCGCTTTGGTTAATCATCTTGACAAGTTCATCTCTGAAAATAAAGAT GTTAAAGTGGTAATCGTTGACAGTATCACGTTTCATTTCCGTCAGGACTTTGATGACTTGGTCCAGAGGACTCGAGTGCTCAGCGAAATGGCTCTTAAATTCATGAAGCTTGCCAAAAAGTTCTCACTTGCG GTTGTATTACTAAACCAGGTGACCACAAAGTACACTGAAGGCTCGTTTCAACTAGCTCTTGCATTAg GCGATAGCTGGTCTCATTCGTGCACCAACCGAGTCATTCTGTATTGGAACGGTGATGAGCGTTACGCCTATATTGATAAGTCCCCTTCACTGCCTTCAGCCTCGGCTTCATACACAGTAACTAGTAGAGGTCTGAGAAACTCATCCTCAAGCAGCAAAAGAGTTAAGATGATGTAG
- the LOC104784810 gene encoding probable pectinesterase/pectinesterase inhibitor 17 produces MTFRAYITTFVLLCILVASTVSGYNRKDVKAWCSQTPNPKPCEYFLTHNLDNKPIKSESEFLKISMKLALDRAILAKTHTSTLGPKCRDTREKAAWEDCIKLYDYTISNINETMDPNVKCSKTDAQTWLSTALTNLDTCRAGFVDLGVTDIVLPLMSNNVSNLLCNTLAINKVPFNYTPPEKDGFPSWVKPGDRKLLQTSTPRDNAVVAKDGSGNFKTIKDAINAASGSGRFVIYVKQGVYSENLEIRKKNVMLRGDGKGRTIITGSRSVGGGTTTFNSATVAAVGDGFIARGITFRNTAGANNAQAVALRSGSDLSVFYQCSFEGYQDTLYVHSNRQFYRDCDVYGTVDFIFGNAAAVLQNCNIFARRPRSKTNTITAQGRSDPNQNTGIIIHNSRVTAASDLRPVLGSTKTYLGRPWRQYSRTVFMKTSLDSLIDPRGWLEWDGNFALRTLFYAEFQNTGPGASTSGRVTWPGFRVLRSASEASKFTVGTFLAGSSWIPSSVPFTSGL; encoded by the exons ATGACTTTTCGAGCTTATATTACTACCTTTGTGCTCTTATGCATTCTCGTGGCATCGACCGTTTCCGGGTACAACCGGAAAGACGTGAAAGCGTGGTGTAGCCAAACTCCAAACCCTAAACCTTGCGAGTATTTCTTAACCCATAACTTAGACAACAAACCCATAAAGTCTGAATCTGAGTTCCTCAAAATCTCAATGAAACTCGCATTAGACCGAGCCATCCTTGCGAAAACCCACACGTCTACACTAGGACCAAAGTGTCGTGACACCCGCGAAAAAGCAGCTTGGGAAGATTGTATCAAACTCTACGACTACACCATCTCTAATATCAACGAGACAATGGATCCAAACGTGAAGTGCTCGAAAACCGACGCGCAAACATGGCTCAGCACGGCTCTAACAAATCTTGACACGTGTCGAGCCGGGTTCGTAGATCTCGGTGTTACCGATATCGTCCTTCCTTTGATGTCAAACAATGTCTCAAATCTTTTATGCAATACACTCGCCATCAACAAAGTTCCTTTCAACTACACCCCACCGGAGAAAGATGGGTTCCCGTCGTGGGTCAAACCCGGTGACAGGAAACTTTTGCAAACCTCGACGCCAAGAGATAACGCGGTGGTTGCGAAAGACGGGTCTGGTAATTTCAAGACGATAAAAGACGCGATTAACGCTGCTTCGGGAAGCGGTAGGTTTGTGATATATGTGAAGCAAGGCGTTTACAGTGAGAATCTTGAGATTCGAAAAAAGAATGTTATGTTGAGAGGTGATGGTAAAGGAAGGACGATTATTACCGGAAGCCGAAGTGTTGGAGGAGGAACGACAACGTTTAATTCAGCTACTGTCG CGGCGGTCGGAGACGGTTTCATAGCGCGTGGGATCACGTTCCGAAACACGGCGGGTGCAAACAACGCACAAGCGGTAGCTCTAAGATCCGGGTCGGATCTATCAGTTTTCTACCAATGCAGTTTCGAAGGTTACCAAGACACACTCTACGTCCACTCCAACCGTCAGTTTTACCGCGATTGTGACGTTTACGGAACCGTCGATTTCATATTCGGAAACGCAGCCGCGGTTCTCCAGAACTGCAACATCTTTGCACGTCGCCCACGTAGCAAGACCAACACAATCACTGCTCAAGGAAGATCCGACCCGAATCAAAACACGGGTATTATTATCCACAACTCCCGGGTCACCGCAGCTTCTGATCTTCGACCTGTTTTGGGATCCACCAAGACTTATCTAGGTCGACCTTGGAGACAATATTCTAGGACGGTCTTTATGAAGACTTCTCTTGATAGTTTGATCGACCCACGTGGCTGGCTTGAGTGGGATGGTAACTTCGCTTTGAGGACTTTGTTTTACGCTGAGTTTCAGAACACGGGTCCAGGTGCTTCAACCTCCGGTCGGGTCACATGGCCTGGGTTCCGGGTCCTTCGTTCTGCTTCGGAGGCTTCCAAGTTTACTGTTGGTACTTTCCTCGCCGGTAGCTCTTGGATTCCTTCCAGCGTACCGTTTACATCTGGTctctaa
- the LOC104784808 gene encoding IRK-interacting protein-like — protein sequence MLPSGLKETQLRESNNNNNQKVHPQPMMEESINQNPEAMEALISNLFGNISSLKSAYIELQSAHTPYDPEKIQAADKVVISELKNLSELKHFYRENNPKPVCVSPQDSRLAAEIQEQQSLLKTYEVMVKKFQSEIQNKDSEITQMLQKIEEANQKRLKLEKNLKLRGMSTNEGSGGDNGNLQFPDLTTELFISTYETAAKAVHDFSKPLINMMKAAGWDLDSAANSIEPDVAYAKRPHKKYAFESYICQRMFSGFQQKNFSVNSESTTVMADDDTDTFFRQFLALKDMDPLDALGTSPDSNFGVFCRSKYLILVHPKMEASFFGNLDQRDYVTGGGHPRTAFYQAFLKLAKSIWILHRLAYSFDPAAKIFQVKKGSEFSDSYMESVVKNIVVDEKEENPRVGLMVMPGFWIGGSVIQSRVYVSGVKVLE from the exons ATGCTACCAAGTGGGTTGAAAGAAACCCAACTCCGTgagagcaacaacaacaacaaccaaaaggtCCATCCTCAACCAATGATGGAAGAGTCTATCAATCAGAAtccagaagctatggaagcaCTTATTTCCAATCTCTTTGGAAACATCTCTTCTTTGAAATCTGCTTACATCGAGCTTCAAAGTGCTCATACCCCTTACGATCCTGAGAAGATTCAGGCAGCTGATAAAGTTGTCATTTCTGAACTCAAGAATCTTTCAGAACTGAAGCATTTTTACAGAGAGAATAACCCCAAACCTGTTTGTGTCTCTCCACAAGACTCTCGTTTAGCTGCAGAGATTCAAGAACAGCAGAGTCTCTTGAAGACTTATGAGGTTATGGTGAAGAAGTTTCAGTCTGAGATACAGAACAAGGATTCTGAGATCACTCAGATGCTGcagaagattgaagaagctaaccaGAAACGACTTAAGCTTGAGAAGAATCTCAAGTTAAGGGGTATGTCTACAAACGAAGGTTCTGGTGGAGATAATGGCAATTTGCAGTTTCCTGACTTAACCACTGAACTCTTCATATCTACTTACGAAACTGCTGCTAAAGCTGTGCATGATTTCTCCAAGCCACTGATCAACATGATGAAAGCTGCGGGATGGGATCTTGATTCTGCAGCCAATTCTATTGAACCTGATGTTGCTTACGCCAAGAGGCCTCACAAGAAATATGCATTTGAATCATACATTTGCCAAAGGATGTTCAGTGGGTTTCAGCAGAAGAATTTCTCAGTTAACTCAGAGAGTACTACGGTTATGGCTGATGACGACACTGACACCTTCTTCCGCCAGTTTCTTGCTCTCAAGGACATGGATCCACTAGATGCTCTAGGTACAAGCCCTGATTCCAACTTTGGTGTATTCTGTAGGAGCAAGTATCTCATCTTGGTCCACCCAAAGATGGAAGCTTCTTTCTTTGGGAATCTAGACCAGCGTGACTACGTGACAGGAGGTGGGCACCCGAGGACCGCGTTTTACCAGGCCTTCTTGAAACTTGCAAAGTCGATATGGATCTTGCACAG GCTTGCGTACTCGTTTGATCCAGCTGCAAAGATCTTCCAAGTGAAGAAGGGTAGTGAGTTCTCTGATTCATACATGGAGAGTGTTGTGAAGAACATAGTTGtggatgaaaaagaagagaacccAAGGGTTGGTTTAATGGTTATGCCGGGGTTTTGGATTGGTGGCAGTGTGATTCAAAGCCGAGTTTATGTTTCAGGTGTGAAGGTCCTTGAGTGA
- the LOC104784805 gene encoding probable tRNA N6-adenosine threonylcarbamoyltransferase, mitochondrial, whose amino-acid sequence MVRLFFTLSPTISRFSIYPGISVLAATNPSLRLRKQQHHQFKTKTPTLPLASPSSSSSPNFKRTRFYSTGSRNFSNSNYVDDNLVVLGIETSCDDTAAAIVRGNGEVLSQVISSQAELLAQYGGVAPKQAEEAHSRVIDKVVQDALDRANMTEKDLSAVAVTIGPGLSLCLRVGVRKARRVAGEFNLPMVGVHHMEAHALVARLVEQELSFPFMALLISGGHNVLVLAHKLGQYTQLGTTVDDAIGEAFDKTAKWLGLDMRRSGGPAVEELALEGDAKSVKFNVPMKNHKDCNFSYAGLKTQVRLAIEAKKIDCKCPLSSTTNEDRRNRADIAASFQRVAVLHLEEKCERAIDWALELEPSIKHMVVSGGVASNKYVRLRLNHIVENKNLKLVCPPPSLCTDNGVMVAWTGLEHFRVGRYDPPPPAIEPDDYVYDLRPRWPLGEEYAKGRSEARSMRTARIHPSLTSIIRADDSLQQQTQNVARNIVS is encoded by the exons ATGGTTCGCCTTTTTTTTACACTTTCTCCGACGATTTCTCGATTCAGTATATATCCTGGAATCTCCGTATTAGCAGCGACTAATCCTTCTCTCAGATTACGAAAACAACAACACCatcaattcaaaaccaaaaccccgACTTTACCGTtagcttctccatcatcatcatcttcacccaATTTTAAAAGGACGCGTTTTTATTCAACCGGATCAAGAAATTTCTCAAATTCGAATTATGTTGATGATAATTTGGTTGTTCTGGGTATTGAAACTAGCTGCGACGACACTGCCGCTGCTATC GTGAGAGGTAATGGTGAAGTTCTTAGTCAAGTCATTTCTTCTCAG GCAGAACTGCTTGCCCAATATGGAGGCGTCGCTCCTAAACAGGCTGAAGAAGCACACTCCCGGGTTATCGATAAG GTTGTGCAAGACGCGCTTGATAGAGCCAATATGACCGAGAAGGATCTCTCTGCTGTTGCTGTTACCATTGGACCTGGTTTGAGCCTCTGTCTACGTG TTGGTGTACGGAAGGCTCGAAGAGTTGCTGGTGAATTCAATCTCCCCATGGTTGGGGTGCATCACATGGAGGCTCATGCCCTTGTAGCTAG ATTAGTGGAACAGGAATTAAGCTTTCCTTTCATGGCATTGCTTATATCAG GAGGGCACAATGTTCTTGTTCTCGCTCATAAGCTGGGTCAGTACACACAACTTGGGACTACGGTCGATGATGCTATCGGTGAAGCATTTGACAAGACAGCAAAATGGCTCGGCCTTGATATGCGTAGAAGTGGCGGACCAGCTGTTGAAGAACTTGCTCTTGAGGGTGATGCCAAATCTGTTAAGTTTAAT GTTCCAATGAAAAATCATAAAGATTGCAACTTTTCTTATGCTGGTTTGAAGACACAAGTGAGGCTAGCCATTGAAGCCAAAAAAAT CGATTGTAAATGTCCCCTCTCTTCTACAACAAACGAAGACAGAAGAAACCGTGCTGACATTGCCGCTTCTTTCCAG CGAGTAGCTGTCTTGCATCTTGAGGAAAAGTGTGAGCGAGCAATAGACTGGGCATTAGAACTAGAGCCTTCTATAAAACATATG GTAGTCTCTGGTGGTGTTGCTTCAAACAAGTATGTACGACTTCGACTCAATCACattgttgaaaacaaaaacctgaaaCTTGTTTGCCCTCCTCCTAGCCTTTGCACAGACAATG GAGTAATGGTGGCTTGGACTGGTCTTGAGCATTTTCGTGTAGGAAGATACGATCCACCTCCACCTGCAATTGAACCTGATGATTACGTG TATGATCTTCGACCGAGGTGGCCTCTTGGAGAGGAGTACGCGAAAGGAAGAAGTGAAGCTCGTTCTATGAGAACTGCTCGAATTCACCCGTCACTTACTTCAATCATCCGAGCTGATGATTCTcttcaacaacaaacacaaaacgTAGCAAGAAACATAGTCTCATAA